One part of the Entelurus aequoreus isolate RoL-2023_Sb linkage group LG05, RoL_Eaeq_v1.1, whole genome shotgun sequence genome encodes these proteins:
- the LOC133650864 gene encoding bromodomain-containing protein 8-like isoform X1, translating to MANGVGKHKLLVIGPTEPWSVREKLCLATSVMKSGDQNWVSVSRAIKPFAEPGRPPDWFSQKHCASKYSELLENTDAPKRKRGERGEVVETVGDVIVRRLTAQRIDELKKLIKQTQEEHRTLKRESELIQAGHLDSKLEELWKEIQRKQKQEEEEAELKRKSTDAAYQARQVAKNIPRRVAGAIMHSPSGCNSPSVDFSSGDPLPCLTADFPCTKDASGSSRLLSFADSSGSCNENPSFVDDPTQRKLLAQRGTPPPSPLLSELLKKGNILATTSRLTGERDMSTGNMTAAHDLPLALPCQPFSPASGAPMLSRLLETGPNQFSAQLGFMVSTDSTCGTTTAPVKTVASACSDVDVMVPSASLVRQHPTPGVKISELSEEDVTVSYMGDELDLKTVGDIIAIIEDKAADALDAAAVEAALFLCEENGHTLPGAWQAESFHTLEAHRSGSTSVPPSSFLSSLTGKTEDLDVESQTSASACSRQDNCEAATPAGLSSILPTSLTSCNSRDLARCQSGAPAKPEAMRDAGETVHHKSYISLEEKWAQQRPDNPCEESAVKDCPVTESHETEMEEESKISVASTEKASGTNVDNEVNGPEDDEDDDDDEEEDDGDEVEEFSSEADGEMEMERAASESEDACSLHTASSSLQLHAMADSIPSSPASSLFSMCSEDLEALQAHKIWKKAIMLVWRAAANHRYANVFLQPVTEEIAPGYHSIVHRPMDLATIKKNIESGSMRTTAEFQRDIMLMFQNAVMYNSLDHDVYHMAVEMQRDVLEQIQQFLATQLIMETSESGISAKNLRGREGLRRQDSTDKDTFSMSSPAFLLSLFDGGTRGRRCAIEADLKMKK from the exons ATGGCAAACGGCGTTGGGA AACACAAGCTGCTTGTCATAGGACCAACAGAACCATGGTCCGTCAGGGAGAAGCTGTGTTTGGCCACATCTGTCATGAAGAGCGGAGACCAAAACTG GGTCTCTGTCAGCCGAGCCATCAAACCATTTGCAGAACCCGGGCGACCACCTGACTGGTTCTCGCAAAAG CACTGTGCCTCAAAATACTCTGAGCTACTGGAAAACACTGACGCCCCAAA GAGGAAGCGAGGCGAGAGAGGGGAGGTGGTTGAGACAGTGGGGGACGTGATAGTTCGCAGGCTGACAGCTCAGAGGATTGATGAATTAAAGAAGTTGATCAAGCAAACCCAAGAGGAACACAG GACGCTGAAAAGGGAGTCTGAACTCATTCAAGCTGGTCATCTGGACTCCAAACTGGAAGAATTATGGAAGGAAATTCAGCG GAAACAGaagcaggaagaagaagaagcagagttaAAAAGGAAAAGCACAGATGCTGCCTATCAGG CCAGACAGGTAGCAAAGAACATACCTCGGCGTGTGGCGGGGGCTATCATGCATTCACCGTCTGGTTGTAACTCACCTAGCGTGGACTTTTCATCCGGTGATCCTCTACCGTGTTTGACTGCGGATTTTCCCTGCACAAAAGAT GCTTCAGGATCTTCCAGGTTGTTGTCATTTGCAGACTCTTCTGGCTCCTGTAACGAGAACCCCTCCTTTGTGGATGACCCCACTCAAAGGAAGCTCTTGGCCCAGCGAGGCACTCCGCCTCCTTCGCCACTGCTCTCTGAACTACTGAAGAAAGGCAACATCTTGGCAACAACGTCCAGGCTG ACTGGAGAGCGTGACATGTCTACTGGTAATATGACAGCAGCACATGACTTGCCGCTCGCTCTGCCCTGTCAACCCTTCTCTCCTGCATCAG GTGCTCCCATGTTGTCTCGTCTCCTGGAGACGGGTCCCAACCAATTCTCTGCCCAGTTAGGCTTCATGGTCAGCACTGATTCTACCTGTGGCACCACTACGGCCCCTGTGAAGACTGTTGCCTCAGCATGCTCAG ATGTGGATGTGATGGTGCCCTCAGCGTCCCTTGTGCGCCAGCATCCGACTCCAGGTGTTAAAATATCAGAGCTGAGCGAGGAGGATGTGACAGTTTCTTACATGGGAGATGAACTAGACCTGAAGACAGTGGGGGACATCATCGCCATCATTGAGGACAAG GCTGCAGATGCTTTAGATGCAGCCGCAGTAGAGGCTGCTCTCTTCCTGTGCGAAGAGAACGGCCACACACTTCCCGGCGCCTGGCAGGCCGAGTCCTTCCACACTCTAGAGGCTCACCGCTCAGGGTCCACGAGTGTCCCGCCGTCCTCATTTCTCTCTAGTCTGACAGGGAAGACAGAAGACTTGGATGTTGAAAGCCAAACTTCAGCTTCTGCATGCAGCAGGCAGGATAACTGCGAAGCCGCAACCCCGGCGGGACTTAGCAGCATTCTGCCCACCTCCTTGACCTCATGCAATTCCAGGGACTTGGCGCGCTGCCAGAGCGGAGCACCTGCAAAGCCCGAGGCTATGAGAGACGCAGGAGAGACGGTGCACCATAAAAGCTACATTTCTTTGGAAGAGAAGTGGGCTCAGCAAAGACCTGATAACCCCTGTGAAG AATCAGCAGTAAAAGACTGCCCAGTGACAGAAAGCCATGAGACG GAGATGGAGGAGGAGAGTAAAATAAGTGTCGCCAGCACAGAAAAAGCCTCAGGGACTAATGTGGATAATGAGGTCAACGGGCCAGAAGATGATGAGGACGACGACGACGATGAGGAAGAAGATGATGGAGACGAGGTGGAGGAGTTCTCGTCAGAGGCTGATGGCGAGATGGAGATGGAGCGTGCAGCCAGCGAGAGTGAGGAcgcatgcagcctccacactgcttCATCATCGCTGCAGCTCCACGCCATGGCCGACTCCATCCCTAGCAGCCCTGCCTCATCACTGTT CTCCATGTGCAGTGAGGACCTGGAGGCTCTGCAGGCTCACAAAATCTGGAAGAAGGCCATCATGTTGGTTTGGCGGGCAGCAGCCAATCACAG ATATGCAAATGTCTTCCTTCAACCAGTGACAGAAGAAATTGCACCAGGATATCATAGCATTGTGCACAG GCCCATGGACCTGGCCACCATCAAGAAGAACATCGAGAGCGGTTCCATGCGAACCACGGCTGAGTTCCAGCGGGACATCATGCTGATGTTTCAGAACGCCGTCATGTACAACAGCCTGGATCACGACGTGTACCACATGGCCGTGGAGATGCAGCGAGACGTCCTGGAGCAGATCCAGCAGTTTCTGGCCACCCAGCTCATCATGGAGACCTCAGAGTCCGGAATAAGTGCCAAGAACCTGAGGGGCCGTGAGGGTCTGCGGAGGCAGGACTCCACTGACAAG GACACATTCTCCATGTCCTCTCCTGCTTTTCTGCTATCACTCTTT GATGGAGGCACCAGAGGGCGCCGGTGTGCCATTGAAGCTGACCTTAAAATGAAGAAGTGA
- the LOC133650864 gene encoding bromodomain-containing protein 8-like isoform X2 produces the protein MANGVGKHKLLVIGPTEPWSVREKLCLATSVMKSGDQNWVSVSRAIKPFAEPGRPPDWFSQKHCASKYSELLENTDAPKRKRGERGEVVETVGDVIVRRLTAQRIDELKKLIKQTQEEHRTLKRESELIQAGHLDSKLEELWKEIQRKQKQEEEEAELKRKSTDAAYQARQVAKNIPRRVAGAIMHSPSGCNSPSVDFSSGDPLPCLTADFPCTKDASGSSRLLSFADSSGSCNENPSFVDDPTQRKLLAQRGTPPPSPLLSELLKKGNILATTSRLTGERDMSTGNMTAAHDLPLALPCQPFSPASGAPMLSRLLETGPNQFSAQLGFMVSTDSTCGTTTAPVKTVASACSDVDVMVPSASLVRQHPTPGVKISELSEEDVTVSYMGDELDLKTVGDIIAIIEDKAADALDAAAVEAALFLCEENGHTLPGAWQAESFHTLEAHRSGSTSVPPSSFLSSLTGKTEDLDVESQTSASACSRQDNCEAATPAGLSSILPTSLTSCNSRDLARCQSGAPAKPEAMRDAGETVHHKSYISLEEKWAQQRPDNPCEESAVKDCPVTESHETMEEESKISVASTEKASGTNVDNEVNGPEDDEDDDDDEEEDDGDEVEEFSSEADGEMEMERAASESEDACSLHTASSSLQLHAMADSIPSSPASSLFSMCSEDLEALQAHKIWKKAIMLVWRAAANHRYANVFLQPVTEEIAPGYHSIVHRPMDLATIKKNIESGSMRTTAEFQRDIMLMFQNAVMYNSLDHDVYHMAVEMQRDVLEQIQQFLATQLIMETSESGISAKNLRGREGLRRQDSTDKDTFSMSSPAFLLSLFDGGTRGRRCAIEADLKMKK, from the exons ATGGCAAACGGCGTTGGGA AACACAAGCTGCTTGTCATAGGACCAACAGAACCATGGTCCGTCAGGGAGAAGCTGTGTTTGGCCACATCTGTCATGAAGAGCGGAGACCAAAACTG GGTCTCTGTCAGCCGAGCCATCAAACCATTTGCAGAACCCGGGCGACCACCTGACTGGTTCTCGCAAAAG CACTGTGCCTCAAAATACTCTGAGCTACTGGAAAACACTGACGCCCCAAA GAGGAAGCGAGGCGAGAGAGGGGAGGTGGTTGAGACAGTGGGGGACGTGATAGTTCGCAGGCTGACAGCTCAGAGGATTGATGAATTAAAGAAGTTGATCAAGCAAACCCAAGAGGAACACAG GACGCTGAAAAGGGAGTCTGAACTCATTCAAGCTGGTCATCTGGACTCCAAACTGGAAGAATTATGGAAGGAAATTCAGCG GAAACAGaagcaggaagaagaagaagcagagttaAAAAGGAAAAGCACAGATGCTGCCTATCAGG CCAGACAGGTAGCAAAGAACATACCTCGGCGTGTGGCGGGGGCTATCATGCATTCACCGTCTGGTTGTAACTCACCTAGCGTGGACTTTTCATCCGGTGATCCTCTACCGTGTTTGACTGCGGATTTTCCCTGCACAAAAGAT GCTTCAGGATCTTCCAGGTTGTTGTCATTTGCAGACTCTTCTGGCTCCTGTAACGAGAACCCCTCCTTTGTGGATGACCCCACTCAAAGGAAGCTCTTGGCCCAGCGAGGCACTCCGCCTCCTTCGCCACTGCTCTCTGAACTACTGAAGAAAGGCAACATCTTGGCAACAACGTCCAGGCTG ACTGGAGAGCGTGACATGTCTACTGGTAATATGACAGCAGCACATGACTTGCCGCTCGCTCTGCCCTGTCAACCCTTCTCTCCTGCATCAG GTGCTCCCATGTTGTCTCGTCTCCTGGAGACGGGTCCCAACCAATTCTCTGCCCAGTTAGGCTTCATGGTCAGCACTGATTCTACCTGTGGCACCACTACGGCCCCTGTGAAGACTGTTGCCTCAGCATGCTCAG ATGTGGATGTGATGGTGCCCTCAGCGTCCCTTGTGCGCCAGCATCCGACTCCAGGTGTTAAAATATCAGAGCTGAGCGAGGAGGATGTGACAGTTTCTTACATGGGAGATGAACTAGACCTGAAGACAGTGGGGGACATCATCGCCATCATTGAGGACAAG GCTGCAGATGCTTTAGATGCAGCCGCAGTAGAGGCTGCTCTCTTCCTGTGCGAAGAGAACGGCCACACACTTCCCGGCGCCTGGCAGGCCGAGTCCTTCCACACTCTAGAGGCTCACCGCTCAGGGTCCACGAGTGTCCCGCCGTCCTCATTTCTCTCTAGTCTGACAGGGAAGACAGAAGACTTGGATGTTGAAAGCCAAACTTCAGCTTCTGCATGCAGCAGGCAGGATAACTGCGAAGCCGCAACCCCGGCGGGACTTAGCAGCATTCTGCCCACCTCCTTGACCTCATGCAATTCCAGGGACTTGGCGCGCTGCCAGAGCGGAGCACCTGCAAAGCCCGAGGCTATGAGAGACGCAGGAGAGACGGTGCACCATAAAAGCTACATTTCTTTGGAAGAGAAGTGGGCTCAGCAAAGACCTGATAACCCCTGTGAAG AATCAGCAGTAAAAGACTGCCCAGTGACAGAAAGCCATGAGACG ATGGAGGAGGAGAGTAAAATAAGTGTCGCCAGCACAGAAAAAGCCTCAGGGACTAATGTGGATAATGAGGTCAACGGGCCAGAAGATGATGAGGACGACGACGACGATGAGGAAGAAGATGATGGAGACGAGGTGGAGGAGTTCTCGTCAGAGGCTGATGGCGAGATGGAGATGGAGCGTGCAGCCAGCGAGAGTGAGGAcgcatgcagcctccacactgcttCATCATCGCTGCAGCTCCACGCCATGGCCGACTCCATCCCTAGCAGCCCTGCCTCATCACTGTT CTCCATGTGCAGTGAGGACCTGGAGGCTCTGCAGGCTCACAAAATCTGGAAGAAGGCCATCATGTTGGTTTGGCGGGCAGCAGCCAATCACAG ATATGCAAATGTCTTCCTTCAACCAGTGACAGAAGAAATTGCACCAGGATATCATAGCATTGTGCACAG GCCCATGGACCTGGCCACCATCAAGAAGAACATCGAGAGCGGTTCCATGCGAACCACGGCTGAGTTCCAGCGGGACATCATGCTGATGTTTCAGAACGCCGTCATGTACAACAGCCTGGATCACGACGTGTACCACATGGCCGTGGAGATGCAGCGAGACGTCCTGGAGCAGATCCAGCAGTTTCTGGCCACCCAGCTCATCATGGAGACCTCAGAGTCCGGAATAAGTGCCAAGAACCTGAGGGGCCGTGAGGGTCTGCGGAGGCAGGACTCCACTGACAAG GACACATTCTCCATGTCCTCTCCTGCTTTTCTGCTATCACTCTTT GATGGAGGCACCAGAGGGCGCCGGTGTGCCATTGAAGCTGACCTTAAAATGAAGAAGTGA
- the LOC133650866 gene encoding dnaJ homolog subfamily C member 18-like, with translation MDKDEADRLIEKAKLLLRSGRKDRALQLLYEAQNIYHSTRARVLIDAIVKNGSNAAPEVNHMPPPKGWREEDCGNAEKSHVSGDDKKSYTEDQRQGVLRIKNCKDFYEILGVPKNSSDEDLKKSYRKLALKFHPDKNFAPGATDAFKAIGNAYAVLSNPEKRQQYDQYGDQSAAESASQHTTHHRHGHYRNFHRDFEADISPEELFNIFFGGRFPTGNIHVYTNQGASYSQFYQPRRRRAYERREEVVEDNPSQNSFTALLQLLPVLVLILISVFTQMMATNPPYSLFYKPSMGLVVSRETQHMGVPYYVDKSFEKEYRGDALDELEKTIESDYIEHLQSSCWKEKQQKSDLANLGQLYRDERLKQKAESMRLDNCDKLHRLVGRLRGGK, from the exons ATGGACAAAGACGAGGCGGACCGGCTGATAGAGAAGGCGAAGTTGTTGCTACGGTCAGGACGGAAGGACCGAGCGCTGCAGCTGCTTTACGAAGCCCAAAATATCTACCACAGCACCCGGGCCAGAG TGCTGATTGATGCCATAGTTAAAAATGGAAGCAACGCGGCTCCGGAAGTGAACCACATGCCCCCGCCAAAAGGCTggagagaagaggactgtggcaACGCTGAGAAAAGTCATGTGAGCGGCGATGACAAGAAAAGCTACACAGAAGATCAGCGGCAGGGTGTTTTAAG GATTAAGAATTGCAAGGACTTCTACGAGATCCTTGGCGTCCCCAAGAATTCCAGCGATGAAGATCTGAAGAAGTCGTATAGAAAGTTGGCCCTCAAGTTTCACCCTGACAAGAACTTTGCACCAGGAGCCACAGATGCTTTTAAAG CAATCGGCAACGCTTACGCAGTGCTAAGCAATCCAGAGAAGAGGCAGCAGTACGATCAGTATGGAGATCAGTCGGCAGCCGAGAGCGCGTCGCAACACACCACCCACCATCGCCACGGACACTACCGAAACTTCCACAGAGACTTTGAGGCTGACATTTCTCCTGAGGAGCTCTTCAACATTTTCTTTGGAGGACGATTCCCCACAG GAAACATCCACGTGTACACCAACCAGGGAGCCTCCTACTCTCAGTTCTACCAGCCTCGTCGACGACGCGCTTATGAGAGACGCGAGGAGGTGGTAGAGGACAACCCGAGTCAA AACTCCTTTACAGCTCTGCTGCAGCTCCTCCCTGTcctggtgctgattctcatctcagTGTTCACTCAGATGATGGCCACCAACCCGCCTTACAGCCTCTTCTACAAGCC GTCCATGGGGCTGGTGGTCTCCCGGGAAACTCAGCACATGGGCGTCCCGTACTACGTGGATAAAAGTTTTGAAAAAGAGTACCGTGGCGACGCACTGGACGAGCTGGAGAAGACGATAGAGAGCGACTATATTGAACACTTGCAGAGCAGCTGCTGGAAGGAGAAACAACAGA AGTCAGACCTGGCCAACCTGGGGCAGCTGTACCGAGATGAGCGTCTAAAGCAGAAGGCGGAGTCGATGAGGCTGGACAACTGTGACAAGCTGCATAGACTGGTGGGACGTCTGAGAGGCGGCAAGTGA